The DNA sequence GCGCGCCATCGGCGGGAGCCCGACCCAGGTCCGGGCGGCGTAAATACTCGGATCGATCGCCCGCCCGGCTGGTCACCCGCAGCGGCGTACCCAATCCGAGACCGTCGATACGGCCGGCCAGGGCGCGTGCGTCCAGCGGCGTGTGCACCGCGTCGCGAGCGGCAGCGTGTGCGGTCCCGAACTCCAGCACTCGACTGGTGGGCAACGCATCCCCACTGCGCCCCAACCCGATTCGTGACTGCGTGGAACGGCGTAACGTATCCCAGATATCCTCCGCCGCTCCGTTGTTCGCGACATCACTCATAACAGCGCCCGCAACGGCGAGTCGTTGACCGCAATTTCACGCAGCCCCCCATCGCGGTCCAGCATGCCCATGCGCTCAAGCCAGTCGTTGAACTCCGGGGCCGGCCGCAAGCCGAAGGTGCGACGCGCGAACAGCGCATCGTGGAAGGACAGACTCTGGTATCCGAGCATGACGTCGTCGGCCCCGGGCACCGCGATGACAAACGCAACCCCCGCGGCCGTGAGCACGGTGAGCAGGACGTCCATATCATCCGAATCAGCCTCGGCATGATTGGTGTAGCAGACATCCACCCCCATCGGGAGCCCCAGAAGCTTGCCGCAGAAGTGATCCTCCAGGCCAGCCCTGATGATCTGCTTCCCGTCGTAAAGGTATTCCGGCCCAATGAATCCCACAACGGTATTGACCAGGAGTGGTTCCACCTCCCGCGCGACCGCATAGGCCCGGGCCTCTAGCGTCTGCTGATCTACCGCGACGCCACCCACCCCGAGATGCGCCCCAGCCGAGAGCGCCGATCCCTGGCCCGTCTCCAGGTACATGACGTTATTACCCACGGTGCCCCGCGCCAGCGAACGCCCGGCCTCATTCGCCTCACGCAGGAGCGCCAGGTTGACCCCAAAGCTCTCGTTGGCACCCTCGGTACCGGCGATCGACTGAAAAACCAAGTCCACCGGTAGATTTCGCTCGATGAGCTCCATGGTGGTGGTGACGTGCGCGAGCACGCACGACTGTGTGGGGATGTCGAATCTCAGGCGAATGTCGTCGATGAGACGCAGCAGGTCGGCCGCGGCATGTGGGGAATCGGTCGCCGGATTGATGCCGATGACGGCGTCGCCGCAACCCAGTAGCAGACCGTCGAGGGTGGCAGCGGCGATACCGCGCGCGTCGTCGGTGGGATGGTTGGGCTGCAATCGGGTCGCCAACGTGCCCGGCAGTCCGATGGTCGTACGAAAAGCACTATGGTTGCGCACCGCGGCACCGACGGCAATGAGGTCCTGATTGCGCATCAGCTTGCTGACAGCAGCCACCATCTCCGGAGTCAATCCGAGCGAAATATCCCTGAGCGACTGCGCCCCATGGGGTTTGGTGATGGTCTCCAGTAACCAGTCGCGGAAATCGCCGACGGTGAGATGCGAGATCACCGCGAAGGCCTCCGCATCATGGCTGTCAATGATCAGCCGGGTGACCTCGTCGGTGTCGTACGGGACGATCTCCTCGGACAGGAAGTCCGCGAGCGGTACCTCGGCGAGTACCCACCGTGCGGCGGCCCGCTCGGCGTCCGACTGCGCCG is a window from the Mycobacteroides salmoniphilum genome containing:
- a CDS encoding ethanolamine ammonia-lyase subunit EutB, giving the protein MSTFRHIVGPVTYQFRSLAEVLAKASPPRSGDELAGCAAQSDAERAAARWVLAEVPLADFLSEEIVPYDTDEVTRLIIDSHDAEAFAVISHLTVGDFRDWLLETITKPHGAQSLRDISLGLTPEMVAAVSKLMRNQDLIAVGAAVRNHSAFRTTIGLPGTLATRLQPNHPTDDARGIAAATLDGLLLGCGDAVIGINPATDSPHAAADLLRLIDDIRLRFDIPTQSCVLAHVTTTMELIERNLPVDLVFQSIAGTEGANESFGVNLALLREANEAGRSLARGTVGNNVMYLETGQGSALSAGAHLGVGGVAVDQQTLEARAYAVAREVEPLLVNTVVGFIGPEYLYDGKQIIRAGLEDHFCGKLLGLPMGVDVCYTNHAEADSDDMDVLLTVLTAAGVAFVIAVPGADDVMLGYQSLSFHDALFARRTFGLRPAPEFNDWLERMGMLDRDGGLREIAVNDSPLRALL